In Dromiciops gliroides isolate mDroGli1 chromosome 5, mDroGli1.pri, whole genome shotgun sequence, the following are encoded in one genomic region:
- the PEG10 gene encoding retrotransposon-derived protein PEG10 yields MPTSTGSGASARRCRMEDLTAEVQALRAQLLQQTEENSSLQSQLLQLSEENANLRGQLQATPVGAMGLSAPRGKCPVGLPEKFDGTPEMLPSFLAQSRLYMELRPEDFPTEHVRVCFLTSLLKGRAARWATPYLLESSPLLNNYEAFIDEFKQAFEDPQRKEAANRKIRRLRQGLGSVLDYASAFRLCAQDLDWNEPAFIDQFLEGLSDPIQDELARVEVARSLPALINQCLRIEGRLNSRRGASPANSPRPQSSSPAAESDSNQLVTRPQLTPEERERRRRLNLCMYCGLAGHYVDNCPSKKPKSSGVGNSLAPL; encoded by the coding sequence ATGCCGACCAGCACCGGTTCAGGGGCTTCGGCCCGCCGCTGCCGGATGGAGGACCTCACCGCTGAGGTCCAGGCCCTGCGGGCCCAGCTCCTACAGCAGACCGAGGAGAACAGCTCCCTGCAGAGCCAGCTCCTGCAGCTGTCGGAGGAAAATGCCAACCTGCGGGGGCAGCTCCAGGCCACCCCGGTAGGGGCCATGGGTCTCTCCGCCCCCAGGGGGAAGTGCCCCGTCGGCCTCCCCGAGAAGTTCGACGGCACCCCCGAGATGCTCCCCAGCTTCTTGGCCCAGAGCCGCCTGTACATGGAGCTGCGGCCTGAAGACTTCCCCACGGAGCACGTCCGCGTGTGCTTCCTCACCAGTCTTCTCAAGGGGCGCGCCGCGCGCTGGGCCACCCCCTACCTGCTGGAGTCCAGCCCTCTGCTCAACAACTACGAGGCCTTCATTGACGAGTTCAAGCAGGCCTTCGAAGACCCCCAGCGCAAAGAAGCGGCCAACCGCAAGATCCGGCGTCTGCGCCAAGGCCTCGGCTCCGTGCTAGACTATGCCAGCGCCTTCCGCCTCTGCGCCCAGGACCTGGACTGGAACGAGCCGGCCTTCATTGACCAGTTCTTGGAGGGCCTCAGCGATCCCATCCAGGATGAGCTCGCCCGCGTGGAGGTGGCCCGCTCCCTGCCCGCACTCATCAACCAGTGCCTGCGCATTGAGGGCAGGCTGAATTCCCGGAGGGGGGCCTCCCCGGCCAACTCGCCCCGGCCCCAGAGCTCATCTCCGGCCGCCGAGTCCGACTCCAACCAGCTGGTCACTCGGCCCCAGCTGACCCCGGAAGAGAGGGAGCGCCGCCGCAGACTGAACCTGTGCATGTACTGCGGACTGGCCGGCCACTACGTGGACAACTGTCCGTCCAAGAAGCCAAAGTCTTCTGGGGTGGGAAACTCCCTGGCCCCGCTGTAG